Genomic DNA from Paucilactobacillus hokkaidonensis JCM 18461:
CCTTCGCTAATGACGGCTCTATAAAGCATATTAATTAAGTTGGTAGGATTTGTGCCGACTTCAGACATGATGGTTTCGGCCTCTTTAGCTACATTTTTGTCTACAGCCACTTGAATACGTTTTTTTTCATGATTATTTTTGAGTGAGTCCATGTTCAACATCCTTTCGTTATCCAGGCTATATTCGTAACATCTCTTCAAACTCATAATATACTGTTAATGTAGTGCTGTAAAGAGTTAAGCAACATAATATTTGAGTCATAGCTAAAAAGAAATCCATAATAAAAGCCCTAGCATAATTAGTGCTGGGGCTTCATCAACG
This window encodes:
- a CDS encoding type II toxin-antitoxin system RelB/DinJ family antitoxin, producing MDSLKNNHEKKRIQVAVDKNVAKEAETIMSEVGTNPTNLINMLYRAVISEGGIPFQAKLSKMQRAELTIQNYADSQKTIHITSADQLAKIWADEDDE